A single window of Bradyrhizobium daqingense DNA harbors:
- a CDS encoding AraC family transcriptional regulator codes for MTTTLLEAVRRYANLRCDQHGAAKTPIPGLTAVRAMTQSQLQYAINRPLVALVLQGRKRVTMGSHSFDFGAGESLLISADVPTVSQITRASAKVPYFSLVVELDAAVIASLIVEMNLAPGQQAISVRVDPTEAEVADAALRLMRLLERPSSLPVLRSQLVREIHYWLLAGRHGTAIRALGVADSHAQRIARAVAIIRSEYAKPLRIERLAEAAAMSPSSFHQHFRAITSLSPLQFQKQLRLIEARRMMLSEGSEVSSAAFAVGYESVSQFTREYGRMFGRPPAKDIKVALSQLDTAA; via the coding sequence ATGACGACGACCTTGCTCGAAGCGGTTCGCCGCTATGCGAATTTGCGTTGCGACCAACACGGCGCTGCCAAGACGCCGATCCCGGGCCTTACGGCCGTACGGGCCATGACGCAGAGCCAGCTCCAGTACGCGATCAACCGGCCGCTCGTTGCGCTCGTCCTGCAGGGCCGTAAGCGCGTGACGATGGGATCGCACAGCTTCGATTTCGGCGCGGGAGAGTCGCTCCTGATCTCGGCGGACGTGCCGACTGTCAGCCAGATCACCCGCGCCAGCGCAAAGGTCCCATATTTTTCCCTGGTCGTTGAACTCGATGCGGCGGTGATCGCGAGCCTGATCGTGGAGATGAACCTGGCTCCTGGGCAGCAAGCCATTTCCGTCCGCGTGGATCCGACTGAAGCGGAGGTTGCCGATGCCGCGCTCCGATTGATGCGGCTGCTCGAGCGTCCGTCGTCTTTGCCGGTTCTGCGATCTCAGCTCGTTCGCGAAATCCATTATTGGCTGCTGGCGGGGCGACACGGCACGGCGATAAGGGCTCTCGGAGTGGCCGACAGCCATGCGCAACGCATCGCGCGCGCGGTCGCGATCATCCGCTCCGAATACGCAAAGCCGCTGCGCATCGAACGCTTGGCGGAAGCGGCTGCGATGAGCCCGTCCTCGTTTCACCAGCACTTCCGCGCGATTACATCACTCAGTCCCCTGCAGTTTCAGAAGCAGTTGCGGCTCATCGAGGCGCGTAGGATGATGCTGTCGGAGGGCTCGGAGGTGAGCAGCGCGGCCTTCGCAGTAGGTTACGAGAGCGTCTCGCAATTCACGCGAGAATATGGGCGCATGTTCGGCCGGCCGCCTGCCAAAGATATCAAGGTTGCGCTCAGTCAACTGGACACTGCGGCTTGA
- a CDS encoding SDR family NAD(P)-dependent oxidoreductase: MAKIAIVTGASRGLGRNMAVNIARKGSDVIITYRSRADLAESAVAEIKALGRRAVAFQLDSADVAGFPAFAQTLGQTLKETFGRETFDDLVHNAGDGLFATLGETTEAQFDQQMNLHVKGVLFLTQALLPLMANGGSIVTIGSGLTRVTYPGFAVYTMAKAAADMMAVCMARELGPRGIRVNSVAPGAIETDFGGGLVRDNSDVNKQFAAMTALGRVGVPDDIGPMVASLLSEDNRWVTGQRIEVSGGQMI, encoded by the coding sequence ATGGCTAAAATTGCAATCGTCACAGGCGCGAGCCGCGGGCTCGGCCGCAACATGGCCGTCAACATCGCGCGCAAGGGCAGCGATGTCATCATTACATACCGGAGCCGTGCCGACCTTGCGGAGAGCGCGGTCGCCGAGATCAAGGCGCTGGGACGCCGGGCCGTGGCCTTCCAATTGGACAGCGCCGACGTGGCCGGATTCCCCGCCTTCGCGCAAACACTGGGCCAGACACTGAAGGAGACATTTGGTCGCGAGACCTTCGATGACCTCGTGCACAATGCCGGCGACGGCCTCTTCGCCACGCTCGGCGAGACCACGGAGGCTCAGTTCGATCAGCAGATGAACCTGCATGTCAAAGGCGTACTTTTCCTGACACAAGCCTTGCTGCCCCTGATGGCAAACGGTGGCTCGATCGTCACCATCGGCAGTGGCCTGACACGTGTCACCTATCCGGGCTTCGCCGTCTACACCATGGCGAAAGCCGCCGCGGACATGATGGCGGTCTGCATGGCCAGGGAGCTCGGGCCGCGCGGCATCCGCGTCAACAGCGTTGCGCCGGGAGCGATCGAAACCGACTTCGGCGGTGGCCTGGTGCGCGACAATTCGGACGTGAACAAGCAATTTGCCGCCATGACTGCGCTCGGCCGCGTCGGCGTCCCGGATGATATCGGTCCGATGGTCGCGAGCCTGCTGAGCGAGGACAATCGCTGGGTTACCGGGCAACGGATCGAAGTCTCGGGCGGTCAGATGATCTGA
- a CDS encoding winged helix-turn-helix domain-containing protein, translating to MTALVERPGEIVSKQELFARVWPNTIVEEANLKVNINALRRALGDGPEPAKYIATVTGRGYRFIAQVQAAEEGISAGTATGGQGLPMAVARIFGRAGVIDAILHDLNVSKIVSVVGTGGVGKTTVAVAAAHEASRRHAYGATFVDLAKISDPQFVPTAIAYALGLGVTGGDPLSSVLRALKLQEKILLFDNCEHLLPSVATAVDRLARQLDGVHILTTSREPLGLGGAERIHRIRGLECDPSERPAADEACKFPAVELFATRATERSGYRLTDADAAAVAEICRRLDGNALAIELAATQTAAFSPARILQMLDESFRLLNLGPLGAPQRQQSLLATLDWSYSLLSEREAALLCEVSVFAGVFSVDGAAAVSNGGPAEATNTLAKLAAKSLLVMDTNADLVTYRLLETTRAYCAERLRISGEDQAVRCRHAEHVCAVLEQAASEWSQRPAHEWGAAYRHVVDDLRVALAWARRDEANRSLRIRLTVAGLLLWNHFSLIQECHVHVSRAVEELDAAGLAGTAFEMKFKLWLGASTMITRGLKTAAMAALQRASEIANQIGDTDYRHRCLMLIAAFELFTGEYDSGIRTIKTFASAAAADDPSILPEGEVHLGIADLFLGRLQDAQHRLESLQLRDLRYFNRSYSVRYLADIVILLECALSQVLWLRGLPDSASRTAAAAFERARPGHHHLSLNNALTYSCPVFYWCGRYEECDQYVELLAEHVERQGLFTRRPIASFYRAALAHEKGGASSDTVDSLKEAIEEFRNVNYLVRMPYYLSVLADALARAGRFGEAEATILTAVKTARARSEGWCLPEVIRVHASILAAQDQTREAEASLMESIELARDIGALSWRLRAANDLAKLWCARSRRDDARKILLPIYDEFTEGFQTRDLLVASDLLAKLASSGDGRAA from the coding sequence TTGACGGCACTGGTCGAGCGGCCAGGCGAAATCGTGAGCAAGCAGGAGCTGTTCGCGCGTGTCTGGCCGAACACAATTGTCGAAGAGGCAAATCTTAAGGTCAACATAAATGCCCTGCGACGGGCACTCGGCGATGGGCCCGAGCCGGCCAAGTATATCGCGACCGTAACCGGGCGTGGCTACCGATTTATCGCGCAGGTCCAGGCAGCCGAAGAAGGGATCTCAGCCGGAACGGCGACAGGGGGGCAAGGTCTCCCGATGGCAGTGGCGCGCATCTTTGGCAGAGCAGGTGTCATTGATGCAATCCTTCACGACCTAAACGTATCGAAGATTGTATCGGTTGTGGGGACCGGCGGGGTCGGCAAGACGACCGTCGCCGTAGCGGCAGCTCACGAAGCGTCTCGCCGGCACGCCTACGGCGCCACGTTCGTGGACCTTGCGAAAATCAGCGACCCGCAGTTCGTGCCTACGGCGATCGCCTACGCGCTCGGGCTCGGCGTAACGGGCGGGGATCCGCTGTCGAGCGTCCTGCGTGCTTTGAAGCTGCAGGAAAAGATCCTCCTGTTCGACAATTGCGAGCACCTGCTTCCTTCCGTCGCGACTGCAGTTGATCGGCTTGCTCGCCAGCTCGATGGCGTGCACATTCTCACAACCAGTCGCGAGCCCCTCGGGCTAGGCGGTGCGGAGCGGATACATCGCATCCGCGGACTGGAATGCGATCCCAGCGAACGTCCCGCGGCAGACGAGGCTTGCAAGTTTCCCGCGGTCGAGTTGTTTGCCACGCGCGCAACCGAGCGATCGGGATATCGGCTAACAGACGCGGACGCCGCCGCGGTGGCGGAAATCTGCCGTCGGCTTGATGGCAACGCACTCGCCATCGAGCTCGCCGCAACACAAACGGCCGCCTTCTCGCCGGCCCGCATCCTGCAGATGCTGGACGAGAGTTTCCGCCTCCTCAATCTTGGCCCCCTTGGCGCGCCTCAGAGACAGCAGTCGCTCCTCGCGACACTCGACTGGAGCTACAGCCTCCTTTCCGAGCGTGAGGCCGCATTGCTGTGTGAAGTCTCCGTGTTCGCCGGTGTTTTCAGTGTTGATGGGGCAGCGGCGGTGTCGAACGGAGGGCCCGCTGAGGCAACGAATACGCTCGCCAAGCTTGCCGCGAAGTCGCTGCTGGTGATGGATACTAATGCAGACTTGGTCACCTACCGCCTCTTGGAAACAACACGCGCCTATTGCGCGGAGCGCCTGCGGATCAGCGGTGAGGACCAGGCGGTCCGCTGTCGTCATGCGGAACATGTATGTGCGGTGCTGGAGCAGGCCGCAAGTGAGTGGTCGCAGCGTCCAGCCCACGAATGGGGCGCCGCCTACCGCCACGTTGTCGACGATCTGCGTGTTGCGCTGGCTTGGGCCCGTCGGGACGAGGCAAATCGGTCGCTGCGAATTCGACTGACCGTTGCAGGCCTGCTGCTCTGGAATCATTTTTCGCTGATCCAGGAATGCCACGTCCACGTTTCGCGCGCGGTCGAGGAGCTCGATGCCGCGGGACTCGCCGGCACGGCATTCGAGATGAAGTTCAAGCTGTGGCTCGGAGCCTCAACCATGATCACGCGTGGTCTGAAGACGGCGGCCATGGCTGCATTGCAGCGCGCATCGGAGATCGCAAATCAGATTGGTGACACCGATTATCGTCATCGTTGCCTGATGTTGATTGCGGCATTTGAACTCTTCACGGGTGAGTACGACTCCGGAATACGCACGATCAAGACATTCGCCTCGGCAGCCGCAGCGGATGATCCTTCGATTCTTCCCGAGGGCGAAGTTCACTTGGGAATAGCCGACCTCTTTCTCGGTCGTCTTCAAGACGCCCAGCACCGACTCGAGAGCCTCCAGCTGCGCGATCTACGATATTTCAACCGTTCGTATAGCGTTCGGTATTTGGCCGACATTGTCATTCTGTTGGAATGCGCGCTATCTCAGGTCCTGTGGTTGAGGGGCTTGCCAGACTCTGCCAGCCGGACCGCTGCTGCCGCCTTTGAGCGAGCCCGTCCGGGCCACCATCACCTTTCGCTGAATAACGCGCTTACATATTCGTGCCCGGTTTTCTATTGGTGCGGGCGTTACGAGGAATGTGATCAATACGTCGAATTGCTCGCCGAACACGTCGAGAGGCAGGGACTATTCACCAGACGGCCGATTGCCAGTTTTTATCGCGCTGCCTTGGCACACGAGAAAGGCGGCGCTTCGTCGGACACGGTCGATTCCCTCAAGGAGGCGATCGAGGAGTTCCGCAATGTCAATTACCTGGTGCGGATGCCCTATTACCTCAGTGTTCTGGCAGATGCTCTAGCCCGTGCCGGACGGTTCGGCGAAGCCGAAGCAACGATCCTGACCGCAGTGAAAACCGCCCGAGCGCGGAGCGAAGGTTGGTGCCTTCCAGAAGTCATTCGCGTCCATGCGTCCATTCTCGCCGCCCAGGATCAGACAAGAGAAGCTGAGGCAAGCCTCATGGAATCGATCGAGCTTGCCCGGGATATCGGTGCGTTGTCGTGGCGTTTGCGCGCAGCGAATGATCTCGCAAAGCTCTGGTGCGCCCGGTCGCGAAGGGATGATGCCCGCAAGATCCTGCTGCCGATCTACGACGAATTTACCGAGGGTTTCCAGACGAGGGATCTACTCGTCGCAAGCGACCTGCTCGCTAAGCTTGCAAGCTCCGGAGATGGCAGAGCGGCCTAA
- a CDS encoding GMC family oxidoreductase — MYDVIVVGGGSAGAAVAARLSEDPARRVLLLEAGRDWRADEAPWEVRTPNPIPIIHKREYQEKWQWPDLLSRRVGGQVPRFYWRGKGLGGSSMMNGQIAIRGVADAFDEWAANGCSGWSAREVMPLFSVIEDDLEFGDAEGHGRGGPLPVYRAPPDKWGPIDRGLRDAALASGYPWCADLNGHDGEGVACYPINSRDSRRISTNEAYLEPARGRANLEIRGHALVDRGLISDGRVTGLRVHFEGQGTHEISARQIVLCAGAIHSPAILLRSGIGPAEELKAMGIAVARDLPVGKHFFDHPLFRATIQLHEGLRPTDPDTRHTNCCVTYSSGLADGGKRDMILIAFNHRGIGNPGAIGAGLFNAYSRGTLKLASTDPSIDPVVEENMLVDPRDMLRMMDAVKRLAVITAQPALSGIADWIRLADTDLTLQQAGSLPDHELDAVLRRETGDIQHAAGSCRMSGVGNADGVVNPDGTVKGISGLRVADASIMPSDCRANTHFTTVVIGEAIARMMMR, encoded by the coding sequence ATGTACGATGTCATTGTTGTGGGCGGCGGCTCTGCCGGCGCTGCCGTGGCGGCAAGGCTCTCGGAGGATCCCGCACGGCGCGTCCTGCTGCTCGAAGCGGGGCGCGACTGGCGTGCCGACGAGGCGCCCTGGGAAGTGCGGACGCCGAACCCGATCCCGATCATCCACAAGCGCGAATACCAGGAGAAATGGCAGTGGCCCGATCTCTTGTCGCGCCGCGTCGGCGGGCAGGTGCCGCGCTTCTACTGGCGCGGCAAGGGGCTCGGCGGCTCCTCGATGATGAACGGCCAGATCGCCATCCGCGGCGTTGCAGATGCGTTCGACGAATGGGCCGCCAATGGCTGCAGCGGCTGGTCAGCCAGGGAGGTGATGCCGCTGTTCTCCGTGATCGAGGATGATTTGGAGTTCGGCGATGCCGAGGGCCACGGCCGCGGCGGACCGCTGCCGGTCTATCGCGCGCCACCGGACAAGTGGGGCCCGATCGATCGCGGCTTGCGCGATGCTGCACTGGCGAGCGGCTATCCCTGGTGTGCCGACCTCAATGGCCACGACGGCGAGGGCGTCGCCTGCTATCCCATCAACAGCCGCGACAGTCGCCGCATCAGCACCAATGAAGCCTATCTCGAGCCCGCGCGCGGCCGCGCCAATCTCGAGATCCGCGGCCACGCGCTGGTGGATCGCGGATTGATCAGCGACGGAAGGGTGACCGGTCTCCGCGTCCATTTCGAGGGGCAGGGCACCCACGAGATCAGCGCGCGTCAGATCGTGCTTTGCGCCGGCGCCATTCACAGCCCGGCTATCCTGTTGCGCTCGGGCATTGGTCCTGCCGAGGAGCTGAAGGCGATGGGGATCGCGGTTGCGCGCGATTTGCCGGTGGGCAAGCACTTCTTCGACCACCCGCTGTTTCGGGCAACCATTCAGCTTCACGAAGGGCTCAGGCCGACCGATCCCGACACGCGCCACACCAATTGCTGCGTGACCTATTCCTCCGGCCTCGCCGACGGCGGCAAGCGCGACATGATCCTGATCGCCTTCAATCACCGCGGCATCGGCAATCCCGGCGCGATCGGCGCGGGCCTGTTCAACGCCTATTCGCGCGGCACCCTCAAGCTGGCCTCGACCGACCCGTCGATCGATCCCGTCGTCGAGGAGAACATGCTCGTCGATCCCCGCGACATGCTGCGCATGATGGATGCGGTGAAGCGCCTTGCCGTGATCACCGCACAGCCGGCGTTGTCGGGCATTGCCGATTGGATCCGGCTCGCCGACACCGATCTGACACTGCAGCAGGCAGGCAGCCTGCCGGACCATGAGCTCGACGCGGTGCTGCGCCGTGAGACCGGTGACATCCAGCACGCCGCCGGCAGCTGCCGCATGAGCGGTGTTGGCAATGCTGATGGCGTGGTCAACCCCGATGGCACGGTCAAGGGCATTTCCGGCCTGCGCGTTGCCGACGCCTCGATCATGCCGTCGGACTGCCGCGCCAACACGCATTTCACGACGGTGGTGATCGGGGAAGCGATCGCGCGGATGATGATGCGGTAG